One window of Medicago truncatula cultivar Jemalong A17 chromosome 2, MtrunA17r5.0-ANR, whole genome shotgun sequence genomic DNA carries:
- the LOC11443620 gene encoding glycosyltransferase BC10 yields MKTAKFCRLSTGDMQILPGSRYRPPMKKPMWIVVLVSVVAVFLTCAYLFRPQNSTDCNMFSSRGCNTFSDWLPPIPSRDYTDEEIAAHVVFRDILNSPVVMPPNPKVAFMFLTPGSLPFEKLWDNFFQGHEGKFSVYVHASQTKPVHVSRYFVNRDIRSDQVIWGKMSMVEAERRLLANALQDPNNQHFVLLSDSCVPLYNFDYIFDYLMYTNISFVDCFWDPGPVGNSGRYSEHMLPEVELKDFRKGAQWFSLKRKHALIVMADHVYYSKFQAHCEPGVDGKNCIPDEHYLPTFFTIVDPGGIANWSVTHVDWSEQKWHPKSYRAQDITYELLKNITSIDESVHVTSDEKKEVQIWPCLWNGIQKPCYLFARKFSPDTEDNLLKLFSNYTSA; encoded by the exons ATGAAGACAGCAAAATTTTGCCGTTTAAGCACGGGCGATATGCAGATCTTGCCCGGATCTAGATACCGTCCTCCGATGAAGAAGCCAATGTGGATTGTTGTTCTGGTTTCAGTTGTTGCCGTATTTCTAACTTGTGCTTATCTCTTCCGGCCGCAAAACAGTACAGATTGTAACATGTTCTCTTCTAGAGGGTGCAACACTTTTTCTGATTGGCTTCCTCCTATTCCTTCAAGGGATTACACAGATGAGGAAATTGCAGCACATGTGGTTTTTAGAGATATTTTGAACTCACCAGTAGTTATGCCACCAAATCCAAAAGTCGCCTTCATGTTTTTGACTCCTGGTTCTCTACCATTTGAAAAATTGTGGGATAACTTTTTCCAA GGTCATGAGGGGAAGTTCTCCGTTTATGTGCATGCATCTCAGACTAAACCAGTTCACGTGAGCCGGTATTTTGTTAATCGGGATATACGCAGTGACCAG GTGATATGGGGTAAAATGTCCATGGTTGAAGCAGAACGACGACTGCTGGCAAATGCACTACAAGATCCTAATAACCAGCACTTCGTTTTACTTTCTGATAG CTGTGTGCCGCTATATAATTTCGACTATATTTTCGATTATCTGATGTATACAAATATCAGCTTTGTCGACTG CTTTTGGGATCCTGGTCCAGTTGGCAATAGTGGCAGGTATTCAGAACACATGTTACCAGAAGTTGAACTAAAGGATTTTAGAAAGGGTGCTCAG TGGTTCTCTTTGAAGCGGAAGCACGCTCTTATAGTTATGGCTGACCACGTGTATTACTCCAAATTTCAAGCTCACTGTGAG CCCGGTGTGGATGGGAAGAATTGCATTCCAGATGAGCATTACTTACCGACCTTCTTCACg ATTGTCGATCCTGGTGGAATTGCAAACTGGTCGGTAACTCATGTTGACTGGTCAGAGCAGAAGTGGCACCCCAAATCATATAGGGCGCAGGATATTACTTATGAGCTTTTGAAGAATATTACG TCTATTGACGAAAGCGTGCACGTCACCAGTGACGAGAAG AAAGAAGTGCAAATATGGCCTTGCTTATGGAATGGAATTCAAAAGCCGTGCTACCTATTCGCTAGGAAATTCAGTCCTGATACAGAGGACAATTTACTGAAGCTCTTCTCCAATTATACATCCGCCTGA